Proteins from a genomic interval of Panthera tigris isolate Pti1 chromosome A2, P.tigris_Pti1_mat1.1, whole genome shotgun sequence:
- the LOC102961278 gene encoding LOW QUALITY PROTEIN: 60S ribosomal protein L7-like 1 (The sequence of the model RefSeq protein was modified relative to this genomic sequence to represent the inferred CDS: deleted 1 base in 1 codon) — translation MAEQEQRKKIPLVPENLLKKRKAYQALKATQAKQALLDKKEQKKGKEVKFKRLEWFLHDSWRQQRDRVRLRRLEVKPHGLEVPDKHSLAFVVRIQRINGVSSLVQRTIARLRLKKIFSGVFFRVTPQTIKTLCIVEPYVAWGFPNLKSVRELILKRGQAKVKNKTIPLTDNTVIEEHLGKYGVICLEDLIHEIAFPGKNFQAICDFLRPFHLSVARHATKNRVGFLKEVGLPGYRGERINQLIRQLN, via the exons ATGGCGGagcaagagcaaagaaaaaagattcctttgGTTCCAGAAAATCTCCTGAAAAAGAGGAAGGCGTATCAGGCCCTTAAAGCCACTCAAGCGAAGCAGGCACTTTTGGACAAGAaggagcagaagaaaggaaaagaggtcaAGTTTAAGCGACTGGAATGGTTCCTACATGATTCCTGGCGGCAGCAACGCGACAGGGTGCGCCTCAGACGACTAGAAGTGAAACCTCACGGTTTGGAAGTGCCGGATAAACATTCCTTGGCCTTTGTTGTACGCATCCAAAGGATTAATGGGGTGAGTTCACTGGTGCAGAGGACCATTGCAAGGCTTCGCCTGAAGAAGATTTTCAGTGGTGTCTTTTTCAGAGTGACC CCCCAGACCATAAAAACGCTGTGTATAGTGGAACCGTATGTGGCCTGGGGATTTCCAAATCTGAAGTCTGTCCGGGAACTCATCTTGAAACGTGGACAAGCCAAGGTCAAGAATAAAACCATCCCTTTGACAGACAACACAGTGattgaggagcacctggggaAGTACGGTGTTATTTGCTTGGAAGACCTCATTCATGAAATTGCCTTTCCGGGGAAGAATTTCCAGGCCATTTGTGACTTCTTACGTCCTTTCCATCTCTCAGTGGCCCGTCATGCTACCAAGAATAGAGTGGGCTTTCTCAAGGAGGTGGGCTTACCAGGCTATCGAGGCGAACGCATCAATCAGCTCATTCGGCAGCTGAATTAA